Proteins from one Fusobacterium periodonticum 1_1_41FAA genomic window:
- a CDS encoding LpxI family protein, translated as MEKIGLIVGNGKFPLYFIEEAKNSNISVYPIGLFPSVDEEIKKLDNYAEFNVGHIGEIIKYLLLNDITKIVMLGKIEKKLIFENLILDKYGEKIMEIVPDKKDETLLFAIIGFIRLNGIKVLPQNYLMKRFIFEAKCYTEKEPDADDEKTISMGIEAARLLSRVDVGQTVVCRDKAVIAVEGIEGTDETLKRAGQYSDKDNILIKMSRPQQDMRVDVPVIGLHTVETAIQNGFKGIVAQAKKMIFLNQKECIELANKNNIFIIAKKI; from the coding sequence ATGGAGAAAATAGGACTTATTGTAGGAAATGGTAAATTTCCTCTGTATTTCATAGAGGAAGCTAAAAATAGTAATATTTCGGTATATCCAATAGGTCTTTTCCCCTCTGTTGATGAAGAAATAAAAAAATTAGATAATTATGCAGAGTTCAATGTTGGACATATAGGAGAAATTATAAAATATTTACTTCTAAATGATATTACTAAAATTGTAATGCTTGGAAAGATTGAAAAAAAGCTAATTTTTGAAAATTTAATACTTGACAAATATGGAGAGAAGATAATGGAAATTGTCCCTGACAAAAAAGATGAAACTCTCCTTTTTGCAATTATCGGATTTATAAGATTAAATGGAATAAAAGTTTTACCTCAAAATTATTTAATGAAAAGATTTATTTTTGAAGCTAAATGTTATACAGAGAAAGAACCTGATGCTGATGATGAAAAAACTATTTCTATGGGAATTGAAGCTGCAAGACTTTTAAGTAGAGTTGATGTGGGGCAAACAGTTGTATGTAGAGATAAGGCAGTTATAGCTGTTGAAGGTATAGAAGGGACTGATGAAACTCTAAAGAGAGCTGGACAATATTCTGATAAAGATAATATTTTGATAAAAATGTCAAGACCTCAACAAGATATGAGAGTTGATGTCCCTGTTATAGGGCTTCATACAGTGGAAACAGCTATACAAAATGGTTTCAAGGGTATAGTTGCTCAGGCTAAAAAAATGATATTTTTAAATCAGAAAGAATGTATAGAACTAGCAAATAAGAATAATATCTTTATAATTGCTAAAAAAATATAG
- the lpxB gene encoding lipid-A-disaccharide synthase, with protein MKFFVSTGEASGDLHLSYLVKSVKSRYKDVDFVGVAGEKSKKEGVEILQDISELAIMGFTEAIKKYKFLKQKAYEYLQYIKDNQIENVILVDYGGFNVKFLELLKNEIMDIKIFYYIPPKVWIWGEKRVEKLRLADYIMVIFPWEVDFYKKHNIDAVYFGNPFTDFYKKVERTGDKILLLPGSRRQEIRAMLPVFEEIISDLKDDKFILKLNSEQDLVYTENLKKYANLEIIIDKELKDIVGDCKLSIATSGTITLELALLALPSIVVYKTSLINYLIGKYILKIGYISLPNLVLNDEIFPELIQKDCEAKNIEKHMKKILENLPEIEKKIENMRKKVEGKAVVESYADFLIKEGK; from the coding sequence ATGAAATTTTTTGTTTCTACAGGAGAAGCCTCTGGAGATTTACATCTTTCATATTTAGTAAAAAGTGTAAAATCAAGATATAAAGATGTGGATTTTGTTGGAGTAGCAGGAGAAAAATCAAAAAAAGAAGGGGTAGAAATACTTCAAGATATAAGTGAACTTGCAATTATGGGGTTTACAGAAGCTATAAAAAAATATAAATTTTTAAAACAAAAAGCTTATGAATATTTACAATATATAAAAGATAATCAAATAGAGAATGTAATTTTAGTTGATTATGGAGGTTTTAATGTAAAGTTTTTAGAGCTTTTAAAAAACGAAATTATGGATATAAAAATTTTCTACTATATTCCACCTAAGGTTTGGATATGGGGAGAAAAAAGAGTTGAGAAACTAAGATTAGCAGACTATATAATGGTTATCTTCCCTTGGGAAGTAGATTTCTATAAAAAACACAATATAGATGCTGTCTATTTTGGAAATCCTTTTACAGATTTCTATAAAAAAGTTGAAAGAACAGGAGATAAAATCTTGTTACTTCCAGGTAGTAGAAGACAAGAAATAAGAGCTATGCTACCAGTTTTTGAAGAAATAATAAGTGATTTAAAAGATGATAAGTTTATTTTAAAATTAAATTCAGAGCAAGATTTAGTATACACAGAAAACTTGAAGAAATATGCTAATTTAGAAATCATTATTGATAAAGAATTAAAAGATATAGTTGGAGATTGTAAGCTTTCAATTGCAACTTCTGGTACAATTACACTAGAATTAGCCCTTTTAGCTCTACCTAGTATAGTTGTGTATAAAACTAGCCTTATTAATTATTTAATAGGAAAATATATTTTAAAAATTGGTTATATATCTTTACCAAATTTAGTTTTAAATGATGAAATTTTCCCAGAGCTTATTCAAAAGGATTGTGAAGCCAAAAATATTGAAAAGCACATGAAAAAAATACTGGAAAATTTACCAGAAATTGAAAAAAAAATTGAGAATATGAGAAAAAAAGTTGAAGGAAAAGCTGTTGTAGAAAGTTATGCAGATTTTCTTATTAAGGAAGGAAAATGA